From the genome of Nicotiana sylvestris chromosome 2, ASM39365v2, whole genome shotgun sequence, one region includes:
- the LOC104215669 gene encoding uncharacterized protein, protein MAQQEMSFSWFSLLSLLVFKVFVCGVFSLNPNGSEYISAVGDPGMRSDSLRVAIEAWNQCNEVGEEAPKMGSPRAAECFDVLNSQQQGRNCSACTRVPPSLVHRVTEEDNLLGIGKSFDGLDKRALFNPDLYAAEKELYLGSKCQVDDKPNPWQFWMIMLKSGNMDTYAAKCPKNGHKVGPFGPPSQFPCFGKGCMNQPLIYHNYTYLQGPNETTLKGGFYGSWDLDSGLSQTSVNENISYYSVTWQKELGQGSWIFHHVLRTSTKYPWLMLYLRSDATSGFSGGYHYQTRGMSKIIPESPNFKVRFTLNVINGGGPNSQFYLMDMGSCWKNNGQPCNGDVTTDVTRYSEMILNPATPSWCKPDNPKLCPPYHTFPNGTRVHRSETSRFPYEAYHLYCAPGNGEHVEQPSVPCDPYSNPQPQEILQILPHPVWGEYGYPTTKGQGWIGDPKTWELDVGRLSQSLYFYQDPGTVPAKRKWSSIDLGTEIYRDANQVAEWTVSDFDILVPNNN, encoded by the exons ATGGCTCAACAAGAAATGTCATTTTCTTGGTTCAGTTTGCTTTCTCTTTTGGTATTCAAAGTGTTTGTTTGTGGTGTTTTCTCCTTAAATCCAAATGGAAGTGAGTACATTTCAGCTGTTGGGGATCCAGGGATGAGATCAGACTCGTTAAGGGTGGCGATAGAGGCATGGAACCAATGCAATGAAGTTGGAGAAGAAGCGCCCAAAATGGGAAGCCCAAGAGCTGCAGAATGCTTTGATGTTCTTAATTCTCAGCAACAGG GGAGAAATTGTTCTGCCTGTACTAGAGTTCCACCCTCATTGGTACACAGAGTTACTGAAGAGGACAACTTGCTAGGGATAGGAAAATCTTTTGATGGATTAGATAAAAGGGCACTTTTTAATCCAGACCTTTATGCAGCAGAGAAAGAACTGTATTTAGGATCAAAATGTCAAGTTGATGACAAGCCAAATCCATGGCAATTTTGGATGATCATGCTTAAGAGTGGTAATATGGATACTTATGCTGCTAAATGTCCGAAAAACGGTCACAAAGTAGGTCCATTTGGTCCTCCTAGCCAATTTCCATGTTTTGGTAAAGGATGTATGAATCAGCCATTGATTTACCACAATTACACATATTTACAAGGTCCTAATGAGACTACACTTAAAGGAGGTTTTTATGGATCATGGGATTTGGATTCTGGTTTGAGCCAAACAAGTGTAAATGAGAACATTTCTTACTATTCTGTAACATGGCAGAAAGAACTAGGACAAGGAAGCTGGATTTTTCACCATGTTTTAAGGACCTCAACAAAGTATCCTTGGTTGATGCTTTACCTTAGATCAGATGCCACATCTGGTTTTTCTGGTGGATACCATTATCAAACTAGGGGCATGTCAAAAATT ATACCAGAATCACCAAATTTTAAGGTAAGATTCACATTGAATGTGATCAATGGGGGAGGTCCAAATAGCCAATTTTATCTAATGGATATGGGAAGCTGTTGGAAAAACAATGGACAGCCATGTAATGGAGATGTAACTACAGATGTAACAAGATATAGTGAGATGATCTTGAATCCAGCAACACCATCCTGGTGCAAACCAGATAACCCAAAATTGTGCCCTCCATATCACACATTTCCTAATGGAACAAGAGTTCATCGAAGCGAGACGTCTCGTTTTCCCTATGAGGCTTATCATTTGTATTGTGCACCAGGGAATGGGGAGCATGTTGAGCAGCCTAGTGTTCCATGTGATCCTTATAGTAATCCTCAACCTCAGGAGATTTTGCAGATTTTGCCACATCCTGTTTGGGGAGAATATGGTTATCCTACTACCAAAGGACAAGGTTGGATTGGAGATCCAAAAACATGGGAGCTTGATGTTGGGAGGCTGTCCCAATCCCTATATTTTTACCAG GATCCAGGCACTGTACCAGCAAAGAGGAAGTGGAGTTCAATTGACTTGGGAACTGAAATTTATAGAGACGCTAATCAAGTGGCAGAGTGGACTGTCTCTGATTTTGACATTCTTGTACCCAATAACAATTAG